The following DNA comes from Legionella sp. PATHC032.
CTGTCTTCTCATGCAAATAAATCAATCAATTTGTCACTAAAATTATTTCTGTAACTTGTATCAAAAATTGATACAATCACGCATTAAAACATACAGTTCATTTTCGATTTTTAATATTGAGGAAGTTTCTCTAAATGACATTTCGCATTGGTCAACGCTGGATAAGTAATACCGAATCGCAACTGGGTTTAGGCATTATTACTGAAGTAGATGGCAGACAAGTTTCTATCAGTTTCCCGGCTGCTGGAGAGGATAGAATTTACGCTATAGATAATGCGCCACTAAGCCGCATAATCTATAAAACAGATGAAGAAATCCTTACCAATGATCAGCAAAGAATAAAAGTCACTTCCATCCAGGAACAAGATGGTGTTTTACTGTATACAGGAAACGATGACTTTGGAAATGTGACTCAAATTAGTGAGCTGGCACTTAATTGTTTTATCAAACTTAACTCCCCTCAACAAAGGCTCTTCAGCGGATTATTAGACAAACTAAATGCTTTTAAGCTTAGAATTAAAACCTTAGAGCATTTAAGCCGATTGCAACAGTCTAAAGCAAGAGGCCTTTTAGGTTCACGAACTAGCCATCTTATCCATCAAATATATATCGCTTATGAAGTTGCTCAAAGATTTGCTCCCAGAGTGATGCTTGCCGATGAGGTTGGGTTGGGAAAAACCATTGAAGCGGGAATGATTTTGCATTATCAACTGCATACTGGCCGTGCTTCACGAGTGCTTATCGTTGTTCCAGATTCATTGATTCACCAGTGGTTTGTCGAAATGTTAAGGAGGTTCAATCTGCATTTCTCTATCATTGGTCAAAATCAATATGATGCCGTACCAACCACGCTTGACGAGTTCGATGATAACAACAATCCAACTGAATCAGAATCGGAGGATAGCAATCTATTTGAAGGGGAACAACTGATATTAAGCAGCCTGGATTTCCTAATGGACAATGAAACAGCACGTCAGCAGGCATTAGCTGTACACTGGGATCTTCTGGTAATAGATGAGGCTCATCATCTCTATTGGTCAGAGGACTCACAAAGTCCTGAATATACGTTCATTGAAGAATTATCCGCTCGAAGCACAGGCCTACTTCTTCTTACTGCCACTCCTGAACAAGTTGGCATGAAGAGTCATTTCGCTCGTCTTCGCCTACTTGATCCAGCACGTTTTTATGATTTTTCAGCTTTTGTAAATGAAGAAAAGCAATACCACGAAATCAATAAAATAGTTCAAGATTTCATGGATTATAAGGAAAAAAATGGCGTAGATAAGTTAAATTCTCAACTCCATTCAGATTTAAAACAACTCTTGGGTAAAAACGCTCCGACTGACATTAATGCAGCGATCAAAGAGTTACTTGACAGATTCGGAACAGGACGAGTACTTTTTCGCAATACTCGCGCAGCCGTTAAAGGATTTCCCGAAAGAAGAGTACACCCTGTCGCATTAACTTGCCCAACGCTTTATTCCGAGATAATTAGGGAATCCAACTTAATCCATCTTTACCCTGAAACTTTGCTTAACAATGACTCCTGGGTAGAGCATGACCCCCGAGTGAAATGGCTTGTTAATAAAATTAATGAATTACGCCCGGAAAAAATTCTGGTAATCTGTGCAAAAGCAAAAACGGCCATTAGTCTGGAACACTATTTAAAATTAAAAACAGGTATTCGCAGTACTTTATTTCATGAAGGACTTACCATTATAGAGCGTGACAGAGCTGCCGCTTATTTTGCAGAACAGGAAAATGGTGCCCAGGTTCTAGTTTGTTCCGAGATAGGAAGTGAGGGAAGAAATTTCCAATTTTCTCATCATTTGGTTTTATTTGATTTGCCATTAAACCCTGATCTGTTGGAACAGCGTATCGGACGTTTGGATCGTATTGGTCAAAATCACCCCATTGAAATTCATGTACCCTATTTAACAGATACAGCGCAGGAAAAACTGTTTCTCTGGTATCACGAAGGAATCAATATTTTCCAACAAAGCTGCTCTGTTGGTTTTTCAATTTTTGAAACTTTTGAAAATCGACTAACACCTGTTTTGTCCAATCCAATGCATGAAACGAGCAAGCACACATTAGAGAAGCTTATTGCAGATACCCAATTACATACCCACCATATCAAAGAAGCCCTTAATACAGGCAGAGATAGATTATTAGAGTTAAACTCTTGTAACTACGCTATAGGAAAAGAACTAATTGAAGCAATAGAAGCAGAAGAAAATTGCCTTGAACTTGAAAATTACATGTCGCAAGTGTATCAGGAATATGGAATTGATCAGGAATATCATTCTGAGAACACTGAGATATTACGTCCTGGTAACCACATGAAGACCGCTCATTTTCCTGGGCTAAAAGAAGACGGTATGACAGTCACTTATTCTCGCTCTAAAGCCCTTGTTCGTGAAGACATGGAGTTTCTGAGTTGGGAACATCCCATGGTTTATGACACCATGGAAATGATTCTGGAGTCAGAGCTGGGCAATGTCACAATGACCACCATTTCAATCAAAAATATAAAACCAGGAGCTCTCTTCTTGGAAACTTTTTATACCATTAACTCCTCGGCCCCTAAATATTTACAACTTGACCGATTTGTTCCTTCATTGCCAATTCGAATTTTAATGGATACTACCGGTAAAAATTTATCAAGCATTTTAAGTTATGAACAGCTTAATAATTTATGTCAACCACTTAAACGTCATCTGGGTTACCCTGTTATTAAACAAGTTCGTGAAGAGATTGAGTCGATTCTGCAACAAACCAACACAATCGCAGAAGCTCAGATGAAATTATTTATCGAAGAAGCAAAATCGATGATGGAGCTAACAACTTCTCAAGAAATTAATCGACTGGAATCCTTGCAAAAAATTAACCCTGCTATTCGTCATGAAGAAATTGAGTTCTTTAAAAAGAAAATTTTAGAGAGTAATTACTTCATGAATAGCTCTACTTTAAAACTTCAAGCTATTCGAGTTGTAATCAATGTCAGTTAGTTAATAATCCCTTGTCAAATTGACAGGGGAATAAGAAAAATTGATTACCTTACAAGTTTGAAGCTGATCTCACCAAATCACCAGCCATTAGATTTTAAAGGAAATTTCTGTTTATAGACCTGTTGCAACAGGATTAACGCCAATATTAGGATTAATTCCACAATCATCCAGAATTTTCAATAAATTATTTCCTTTACGGGTTAATCGTTTAATGCAGTACTCTTCCAGATAACTACTCAAAACATAATAATATTCATCTAATATCAAAATATTAAGAATTTTCTCTGCTCTTTCCAGATGATGTTTCTTGCCATGATCACAAGCCTGAAACAAAATACCTCCCAATATTGCCGCAATACTTGCCTTACGTTCAGGGCTGGCTAAATAAAAGCGTTGTATGCATTCATCAAGAGCCCTGTCTTTATCCCACTCGACCCAGTCATCATACAATGATAAAGCCACGTCAGGATTAAAATTTTCTACGCTGATCAACTCTTGCATAGAATATGCGACTGGGACAACCGCTTGCACATTAGCCCAGGAACAATTTCCACTAATTTGAGAGCTGATTGGCATTTGAGCAAAAGGAAGCAGCCCCAATTGTTGGTTTATCACTTGATGATAAAATCTTCTATTTTGTTTTTTATATAAAAAATCATGGATAAAATTGACTGTCAGTGCTTCTGGCCTGGTTATTCGGTAAATGTTAACGCTTCCTTCTTGCAAGCTGTTTTCACCCCTGTCAATTTTTGCCCACCACTGGTGATAGCGGACAAAACATAAGGCATGACCACGACTTGCCGCAGGAAGAATCAGCATGGGAGCTTTTAACAAAGCGGCGATACGTTTGAAATGTTGTTCTCCAAGTCTGGGATGATGTTGATACTGCAACAATTCTGCTGCGTCAGTAAAAGCATCCATAATATTATGAATATATGGAAAATAATCCCTTAAATGCCGAGTCGAATAACTACTGATAAACCTCCTCAAGGAGTCTTTTACAACAGCGACAGTGAATTCCAAAATAAACCCTTCATAATCGAGCTCGATGAATTCACCTTTCGCATTGACAATATCCACATCGCCTTGCAATTCAAATCGATGACCAATCAATTTTGCATTAATAAAATCGAGGGCAAAATCAAGTTTCGCACCATGATGGTACAACAACTGCTTTATTGAATCTTGACCACGCAAAACCGGGTAAACCAACACACAAAGACCATTACGAGTGTAAGCATTAGGATCAGCACCATAGGTTAATAAGAGTTTGGTCATATCCAAGTCATTATTGTCCACTGCCCAATGTAATGGAGTACGTCCTGTGACATCTGGCTTGTTAATATCAACTTTGCGAGCAATTAACTGCTCGGCAATTTTAACTTGTCGTGTAATAGCACACTCTATGAGGGGAGTAAAACCATATTCATCGATATCATCCAAAGACTCCCCTGCGCGCAGATAAGCATCAAAATCAGGCATTCTATGACTGATAATATCGTTTGCAATACTCATTTAGGGCCCCCGTGGGGTAGGTGCTGTAGTAAATTTTGGCATGTTGCCTAAACGTAATTGTTTTTCTTTATCCTGCTCTCTTTTCTCATTATCAAACTCCCTCCTGGCTTCCGTATTGAGCGGCGGTTCGGGGTTTAAATTAGGATCTATTCCATCGAAACGCTGACTGTTCAATTCAGGGTGTTGCAATATATTGTTTTGTAACTCCCCCTCCGGAGCAACCTTGATTTCTTCTTCCGAATGTTCACGTGCTTTAACAGAAGCAAATCTCCTCTCACCTTGCTGCTCAGCCAAACGCCTCCGTCTTTCCATTGCTTTTGTTTCTGCCACTAAGAAAGTACTTTCACTTCGATTGGAAGGCAGTCGTGTGGGTAACTCGATATTAAATACTGAGCCCAGCAAGACATAAACAGCCGCAGAACCACCATCCTTAGGCTTGGCACTATGAAATGCCAATACTTCATTGATCTGAGGTAACCACCGATTAACCAGATTTTTCATTAAGGGCGGTTTGTCCTGATAATTGTCCGCACCATGAATAATTAGAATGCATTGTTTGTTATTTTTTATTTCAGTTTGGATAAATTGATATAAACTCTTACGCGCAGACTCAACGTTTAAACCGTTTAAATCCAGTTCCGCTTCCCAAGGAATTTTCCCATTTTTTAAATCATTGAAGCGTTTTGATGATAAATTGGATCGAGAGTAAGACAATACAGTACTCGCGAGTACTATCTCTTCGATCTCATCAGATAAATAATATTCTTTCGCCATCTTTTTCAAAATTTAACAGTCATAATAGAAGTATAACTTAGGATATAAAAAGTATGGCATTTTTTCTAACATAACCTGCATGAGCGATGGAGGACATACAGGTTTTTTATCAAGATACTGAATCTCTGTTATTGTGGCAACGGAAGCTTCACAGAAACTCTCTTTGCAGTATTTCAGCGATCTGTACCGCGTTAGTTGCCGCACCTTTTCGGATATTATCAGCGACTATCCATAAATTGAGTCCACAAGGATGAGAAATATCCTGTCTTATACGCCCTACAAAAACATCATCATGTCCGACTGCATCCTGAATTGCAGTGGGATAACTTGCTTTAGCAGGATTATCCACTACAGTAACACCAGGCGCTTTTGCCAAAAGTGCACGAGCATCGTCAGCCGTCAAAGGTTTTTTTAATTCCAGATGAACTGCTTCAGAATGCCCATAAATAACAGGAACCCTGACGGCTGTAGGGTTAACCATAATGCTGTCATCTTCCATAATCTTGCGAGTTTCCCAGACCATCTTCATCTCTTCTCGGGTATAGCCATTGTCTTCAAATTGATCAATATGCGGAAGCGCATTAAAAGCAATTTGCTGAGGATAAACTTGAACATTAGCTGGTCTCCCATTTAAAAGATCGCCTACCTGAGCAACCAGCTCGCTGATGGCTTTTTTGCCAGTCCCGGAAACAGACTGATAAGTTGCTACATTGATACGACTAATGCCAACAGCGTCATAGATTGGCTTTAGAGCAACTACCATCTGAATGGTGGAGCAATTAGGGTTAGCAATAATACCTCTTTTAATATAATCAGCGATTCGATGAGGATTGACTTCAGGGACAACAAGAGGAATATCATCCTCATAACGAAAACAGGATGTATTATCAACCACCACACACCCTGCAGCCACAGCTTTTGGCGCATACTCTTTTGAAACAGCGCCACCGGCAGAGAATAAAGCGAGATCCACTTGGCTAAAATCAAATTCTGCCAAATCCAAAATATCCAATTCCTGATCTCGGAAAGTTACTGTCTTGCCTACTGAGCGAGAACTCGCTAATGGATAAAGGGATTCAATTGGAAAATTTCTTTCTTCCAAAACGGTTAAAAAGGTTTCTCCAACAGCGCCTGTTGCCCCTACAATAGCTACATTCAAATGTCTGCTCATTATCACCTCATCTTACCATCAGTTAACAATGCCTTAGCCAAGTATATCCCCTATCTGCGAAGCGAAGTACTGACTACGACACGGATAAATTTTTAAACATTCTAATTTATTATTTACACTGTGCTTTATGTCGTAAATAATGATCCATTAACACCAAAGCCATCATTGCCTCTGCAATTGGTAGGGCTCTTATTCCCACACAAGGATCGTGACGTCCCTTGGTTACTACAGTAACTTCTTCACCTTCAGTATTAATGGTTTGTCCTGGAGTTGTGATACTTGAAGTTGGTTTTAAGGCTATACTTACTTCGATAGGTTGTCCAGTCGCTATGCCCCCTAAAATACCACCGGCATGATTACTCAAAAATCCCTTGGACGTCATTTGATCTCTATGATTACTTCCTAGCTGCTCCACAGCATTAAAACCAGCTCCTATTTCAACACCTTTAACAGCATTAATCGACATCATGGCATAAGCGAGAGTGGCATCCAGTTTATCAAATACCGGATCTCCCAACCCTGTTGGCACTCCCCGCGCCAATATCTTAACTCGAGCACCAACGGAATCGCCCTGGCGTCTCAAGCGATCTATATAATCAGCCAAGTCCTGAACTTGCTTATTATTAGGGCAAAAAAAAGGATTTTTATCGATTTCATTTTCATTTTCAAATCGCAACTTCAAATCGCCCATTTGTTGCAAGTAACCAATAATATCCAGGTTTAAATAACGCTTTAAATACAATCTGGCAATAGCACCGGCAGCAACTCGTGCCGCTGTTTCACGAGCGGAAGACCGACCCCCGCCCCTATAGTCTCTGTGCCCATATTTATGATGGTAGGTAAAATCAGCATGCCCTGGTCGGAACAAGTTTTTAATGTCTTCATAATCACGGGAACGCTGATCAGTATTCTGTATCAGTAATGCTATGGGAGCGCCCGTCGTTTTCTCTTCAAATACACCAGAAAGAATTTGTACCGTATCGTCCTCTCGCCTCTGGGTGGTGTATTTGGATTGGCCCGGTTTGCGTTTGTCTAAAAAAGGTTGGATGTCTGCTTCATTTAAAGGCATTCCGGGAGGGCAACCATCAACCACACATCCAATAGCGGGACCATGGCTCTCACCAAAGGTTGTTACAGTAAATAACGTTCCAAAGGTATTCCCTGACATGGCTTACTCACTTATTAAAATATTCTTCTAATTGCTGTTTTGTTAATAAAAACACCCCTTGCCCGCCGTTGCTCATTTCCAGCCAGGTAAACGGAACAAAAGGATAAGTTTCGCATAAAGCCTGTTCACTATTACCTACTTCCACGACCAAAATTCCATCTTCACTTAAATAAGCATGGGCATTCTTTAAAATTTTTTCAATAATAGCTAAACCATTATTTCCTGTTTCCAATGCCAAAACCGGTTCATGGCGATATTCGTCCGGCAGGGTCTGCATCTCTTCCTTACCCACGTAAGGAGGATTGCTCACGATCAAATCATATTGTTTCCCTGTCAGTGCTGTAAAACAATCCGATTCAATCAGTGCCAATTGATAGCCGACATCATGACGTTCACAATTCATAGCAGCCACAGCCAATGCTTCATTTGAAATATCCACAGCGTCAACCTGAGCCTCAGGGAATGCATAACAACAGGCAATCGCTATACAACCACTCCCCGTACACAAATCCAAAACATGATGTACTCGTTCCGCATCTATCCACGGGGAAAATTGATTATTGATTAACTCTCCTATTGGTGACCTGGGAATCAGCACTCGTTCGTCAACATAAAAAGGCAAATCACAAAAATAGGCTTCCTTAATTAAATAAGGTACGGGAACCCTTTGATTAATTCGTTTATCCAGTTGATTACAAAGATGTTTACGTTCACTGGTTGTTAGACGTGCATTTAATAAAAAAGGATCAACATCGTATGGTAAAGACAAGCTTCTCAAGATCAGGGATCTCATGTCATCCCAAGCATTGTCCGTTCCGTGACCATAAAATAATTGTGCGTTTTCAGCACAGGACAAACTAAATCGTAAAAAATCCAGAATAGTAACGAGTTCTTCTGTTTCCTTGATAAAATAACTGCTCACGAGCTTATCAACCATAACCATAGAAAAAGTACAAATTGTACACTAAATTAAAACATATGTCGTGCATTCTTTAATGCAAGGGATATGATCAAAAGAGCTCTTTTGCATGGTTCGATTCTCACCTAAAGAATTACTCCAAATTAAGTTATAATTAAATATATTCTTTTGATTCCTGTTAAAAAATGACTGATGATTTCCTGTCTGATGAGGATAAAGCCCTGTTTCGTCATCATATGCGCTCTGTAAAACCATTACACGAAAAAACAAAGCGAGAGAAAACCTCGACTTCGCCTACCTATGAAAAAAAAACC
Coding sequences within:
- the rapA gene encoding RNA polymerase-associated protein RapA; translation: MTFRIGQRWISNTESQLGLGIITEVDGRQVSISFPAAGEDRIYAIDNAPLSRIIYKTDEEILTNDQQRIKVTSIQEQDGVLLYTGNDDFGNVTQISELALNCFIKLNSPQQRLFSGLLDKLNAFKLRIKTLEHLSRLQQSKARGLLGSRTSHLIHQIYIAYEVAQRFAPRVMLADEVGLGKTIEAGMILHYQLHTGRASRVLIVVPDSLIHQWFVEMLRRFNLHFSIIGQNQYDAVPTTLDEFDDNNNPTESESEDSNLFEGEQLILSSLDFLMDNETARQQALAVHWDLLVIDEAHHLYWSEDSQSPEYTFIEELSARSTGLLLLTATPEQVGMKSHFARLRLLDPARFYDFSAFVNEEKQYHEINKIVQDFMDYKEKNGVDKLNSQLHSDLKQLLGKNAPTDINAAIKELLDRFGTGRVLFRNTRAAVKGFPERRVHPVALTCPTLYSEIIRESNLIHLYPETLLNNDSWVEHDPRVKWLVNKINELRPEKILVICAKAKTAISLEHYLKLKTGIRSTLFHEGLTIIERDRAAAYFAEQENGAQVLVCSEIGSEGRNFQFSHHLVLFDLPLNPDLLEQRIGRLDRIGQNHPIEIHVPYLTDTAQEKLFLWYHEGINIFQQSCSVGFSIFETFENRLTPVLSNPMHETSKHTLEKLIADTQLHTHHIKEALNTGRDRLLELNSCNYAIGKELIEAIEAEENCLELENYMSQVYQEYGIDQEYHSENTEILRPGNHMKTAHFPGLKEDGMTVTYSRSKALVREDMEFLSWEHPMVYDTMEMILESELGNVTMTTISIKNIKPGALFLETFYTINSSAPKYLQLDRFVPSLPIRILMDTTGKNLSSILSYEQLNNLCQPLKRHLGYPVIKQVREEIESILQQTNTIAEAQMKLFIEEAKSMMELTTSQEINRLESLQKINPAIRHEEIEFFKKKILESNYFMNSSTLKLQAIRVVINVS
- the ankH gene encoding Dot/Icm T4SS effector AnkH/LegA3, which codes for MSIANDIISHRMPDFDAYLRAGESLDDIDEYGFTPLIECAITRQVKIAEQLIARKVDINKPDVTGRTPLHWAVDNNDLDMTKLLLTYGADPNAYTRNGLCVLVYPVLRGQDSIKQLLYHHGAKLDFALDFINAKLIGHRFELQGDVDIVNAKGEFIELDYEGFILEFTVAVVKDSLRRFISSYSTRHLRDYFPYIHNIMDAFTDAAELLQYQHHPRLGEQHFKRIAALLKAPMLILPAASRGHALCFVRYHQWWAKIDRGENSLQEGSVNIYRITRPEALTVNFIHDFLYKKQNRRFYHQVINQQLGLLPFAQMPISSQISGNCSWANVQAVVPVAYSMQELISVENFNPDVALSLYDDWVEWDKDRALDECIQRFYLASPERKASIAAILGGILFQACDHGKKHHLERAEKILNILILDEYYYVLSSYLEEYCIKRLTRKGNNLLKILDDCGINPNIGVNPVATGL
- a CDS encoding Smr/MutS family protein, with product MAKEYYLSDEIEEIVLASTVLSYSRSNLSSKRFNDLKNGKIPWEAELDLNGLNVESARKSLYQFIQTEIKNNKQCILIIHGADNYQDKPPLMKNLVNRWLPQINEVLAFHSAKPKDGGSAAVYVLLGSVFNIELPTRLPSNRSESTFLVAETKAMERRRRLAEQQGERRFASVKAREHSEEEIKVAPEGELQNNILQHPELNSQRFDGIDPNLNPEPPLNTEARREFDNEKREQDKEKQLRLGNMPKFTTAPTPRGP
- a CDS encoding aspartate-semialdehyde dehydrogenase → MSRHLNVAIVGATGAVGETFLTVLEERNFPIESLYPLASSRSVGKTVTFRDQELDILDLAEFDFSQVDLALFSAGGAVSKEYAPKAVAAGCVVVDNTSCFRYEDDIPLVVPEVNPHRIADYIKRGIIANPNCSTIQMVVALKPIYDAVGISRINVATYQSVSGTGKKAISELVAQVGDLLNGRPANVQVYPQQIAFNALPHIDQFEDNGYTREEMKMVWETRKIMEDDSIMVNPTAVRVPVIYGHSEAVHLELKKPLTADDARALLAKAPGVTVVDNPAKASYPTAIQDAVGHDDVFVGRIRQDISHPCGLNLWIVADNIRKGAATNAVQIAEILQREFL
- the aroC gene encoding chorismate synthase — its product is MSGNTFGTLFTVTTFGESHGPAIGCVVDGCPPGMPLNEADIQPFLDKRKPGQSKYTTQRREDDTVQILSGVFEEKTTGAPIALLIQNTDQRSRDYEDIKNLFRPGHADFTYHHKYGHRDYRGGGRSSARETAARVAAGAIARLYLKRYLNLDIIGYLQQMGDLKLRFENENEIDKNPFFCPNNKQVQDLADYIDRLRRQGDSVGARVKILARGVPTGLGDPVFDKLDATLAYAMMSINAVKGVEIGAGFNAVEQLGSNHRDQMTSKGFLSNHAGGILGGIATGQPIEVSIALKPTSSITTPGQTINTEGEEVTVVTKGRHDPCVGIRALPIAEAMMALVLMDHYLRHKAQCK
- the prmB gene encoding 50S ribosomal protein L3 N(5)-glutamine methyltransferase, with protein sequence MVMVDKLVSSYFIKETEELVTILDFLRFSLSCAENAQLFYGHGTDNAWDDMRSLILRSLSLPYDVDPFLLNARLTTSERKHLCNQLDKRINQRVPVPYLIKEAYFCDLPFYVDERVLIPRSPIGELINNQFSPWIDAERVHHVLDLCTGSGCIAIACCYAFPEAQVDAVDISNEALAVAAMNCERHDVGYQLALIESDCFTALTGKQYDLIVSNPPYVGKEEMQTLPDEYRHEPVLALETGNNGLAIIEKILKNAHAYLSEDGILVVEVGNSEQALCETYPFVPFTWLEMSNGGQGVFLLTKQQLEEYFNK